One window from the genome of Paraconexibacter algicola encodes:
- a CDS encoding XdhC family protein, whose translation MRDVIDQLDAWTADGRRSAVATVVSVKRSAPRPPGAKMAVADDGAVAGAVSGGCVEGAVVAVAEEVLAGGPPRLLHFGIADEEAWDVGLPCGGEIDVWVGTLDDAPGRAFAQLAREDGRGALVTRLDDGAHLLVRPGAQRLGGLGDAALDDEAALVAEELAWAERSERRTLTGDVEVLVDVTAPAPRLIIFGAVDHSAALCTLARAARWRPFVVDPRGRFATRERFPDAEAIVVKWPAEAFAELGGIDRATSIAVLTHDPKLDDAALEIALASDAGYIGAMGSRRAQEARRERLLERGLTDEDLERISAPIGLDLGGVTAEETALSIMAELVAVRRGHPGGRLRDASGRIHEVGA comes from the coding sequence ATGAGGGACGTCATCGACCAGCTCGACGCCTGGACGGCGGACGGCCGCCGCAGCGCGGTCGCGACCGTGGTCAGCGTGAAGCGCTCGGCGCCACGCCCGCCCGGCGCGAAGATGGCGGTCGCCGACGACGGCGCGGTCGCCGGGGCGGTCAGCGGTGGCTGCGTCGAGGGCGCGGTCGTCGCCGTCGCCGAGGAGGTCCTGGCGGGCGGGCCGCCGCGGCTGCTGCACTTCGGGATCGCCGACGAGGAGGCGTGGGACGTCGGGCTGCCGTGCGGCGGCGAGATCGACGTCTGGGTCGGCACGCTGGACGACGCGCCCGGGCGCGCGTTCGCCCAGCTCGCCCGCGAGGACGGCCGTGGCGCGCTCGTCACCCGCCTGGACGACGGCGCCCACCTGCTCGTGCGCCCCGGGGCGCAGCGCCTCGGCGGGCTCGGCGACGCCGCGCTCGACGACGAGGCGGCGCTCGTCGCCGAGGAGCTGGCGTGGGCGGAGCGCAGCGAGCGCCGCACGCTCACGGGTGACGTCGAGGTCCTCGTCGACGTCACCGCGCCCGCGCCGCGCCTGATCATCTTCGGGGCGGTCGACCACTCCGCGGCGCTGTGCACGCTCGCCCGGGCGGCGCGCTGGCGCCCGTTCGTCGTCGACCCGCGCGGGCGCTTCGCGACCCGTGAGCGGTTCCCGGACGCGGAGGCGATCGTCGTCAAGTGGCCGGCCGAGGCGTTCGCGGAGCTCGGCGGGATCGACCGGGCGACGTCGATCGCGGTCCTCACGCACGACCCGAAGCTCGACGACGCGGCGCTGGAGATCGCGCTCGCCTCCGACGCGGGCTACATCGGGGCGATGGGCTCGCGTCGCGCGCAGGAGGCCCGGCGCGAGCGGCTGCTGGAGCGTGGCCTGACCGACGAGGACCTCGAGCGCATCAGCGCCCCGATCGGCCTCGACCTCGGGGGCGTGACCGCGGAGGAGACGGCGCTCTCGATCATGGCCGAGCTCGTCGCGGTCCGCCGCGGCCACCCGGGCGGTCGGCTGCGCGACGCGTCCGGTCGCATCCACGAGGTCGGCGCATGA
- a CDS encoding nucleotidyltransferase family protein: MRTGAIVLAAGASRRFGSPKQLAELDGRPLLAHVLDAVTAVPALDPVILVLGAHHEPIRERVDPGRAQVALCLGWEEGMAASLRAGLAAATAEHDLDAVLVVLGDTPRLETDVVREVLAAAHAAPPAVPVRALYDGRPGHPVILPRQLFAAVGELTGDEGARELLDGAPVVLVAAGGPGGLDVDTPESLEALR, translated from the coding sequence ATGAGGACCGGCGCGATCGTCCTGGCGGCGGGCGCCTCACGGCGCTTCGGCTCCCCGAAGCAGCTGGCCGAGCTCGACGGCCGGCCGCTGCTCGCCCACGTCCTCGACGCGGTCACCGCGGTCCCCGCGCTGGATCCCGTGATCCTCGTCCTCGGCGCCCATCACGAGCCGATCCGCGAGCGCGTGGATCCCGGTCGCGCGCAGGTGGCGCTGTGCCTGGGCTGGGAGGAGGGCATGGCCGCCTCGCTGCGCGCGGGGCTCGCCGCGGCGACCGCGGAGCACGACCTCGACGCCGTGCTCGTGGTGCTCGGCGACACGCCCCGCCTGGAGACCGACGTCGTCCGGGAGGTCCTCGCCGCCGCGCACGCCGCGCCGCCCGCCGTCCCGGTCCGGGCGCTCTACGACGGGCGCCCCGGGCATCCGGTGATCCTGCCCCGGCAGCTGTTCGCCGCGGTCGGCGAGCTCACCGGGGACGAGGGTGCCCGTGAGCTGCTGGACGGCGCGCCCGTCGTGCTGGTGGCCGCCGGAGGTCCCGGCGGCCTGGACGTCGACACCCCCGAGAGCCTGGAGGCCCTGCGATGA
- a CDS encoding SRPBCC family protein, translating into MKLEQSFTVSAPVETVWEALIDVERVAPCLPGAEVTEVVGDGSFKGAFVVKLGPTTASYAGTLKMDDVDADAHVATMSARGTDRRGQGGASATIVSRVAEDPDGGGTRVDVDTDFTITGKLARFGRGGMIQDVANRMLKEFAANLEEEVQAGIPAPAPAAVPDPGGAEHPATSVDPLAVATDPGAAGAAVPVGADAPPPPAPQAPPVAAAPRATRPPAKPVSGFSLVLGALLDRLRRLFGRRG; encoded by the coding sequence ATGAAGCTCGAGCAGTCGTTCACCGTGTCCGCGCCCGTCGAGACGGTCTGGGAGGCGCTCATCGACGTGGAGCGGGTCGCCCCCTGCCTGCCCGGCGCGGAGGTGACCGAGGTCGTCGGCGACGGGTCGTTCAAGGGCGCGTTCGTCGTGAAGCTCGGCCCGACGACCGCGTCCTACGCCGGCACGCTGAAGATGGACGACGTCGACGCCGACGCGCACGTCGCGACGATGAGCGCGCGCGGCACCGACCGGCGCGGGCAGGGCGGGGCGAGCGCCACGATCGTGTCGCGCGTCGCGGAGGACCCGGACGGCGGCGGCACCCGCGTCGACGTGGACACCGACTTCACGATCACCGGGAAGCTCGCGCGGTTCGGGCGCGGCGGGATGATCCAGGACGTCGCGAACCGGATGCTCAAGGAGTTCGCCGCGAACCTCGAGGAGGAGGTGCAGGCGGGGATCCCGGCACCCGCGCCCGCCGCGGTCCCCGACCCCGGAGGCGCCGAGCACCCGGCGACCTCGGTCGACCCGCTGGCGGTCGCGACCGATCCGGGGGCGGCCGGGGCCGCCGTCCCGGTCGGGGCGGACGCGCCGCCGCCGCCCGCCCCGCAGGCGCCGCCCGTCGCGGCCGCGCCGCGCGCGACGCGGCCGCCCGCGAAGCCGGTCTCGGGGTTCTCGCTCGTGCTCGGCGCGCTGCTCGACCGCCTGCGGCGCCTGTTCGGCCGGCGCGGCTGA
- a CDS encoding AzlD domain-containing protein, producing the protein MTGTAWATIAGCTVVTALIKGVGPVAFGGRDLPPRFRGVVVLLAPALLAALIVASALADGRDLHVGADTAGVAVAGVALWRGASVLVGVGLAAGITAGLRLLG; encoded by the coding sequence GTGACCGGCACCGCCTGGGCGACGATCGCCGGCTGCACCGTCGTCACCGCGCTGATCAAGGGCGTCGGGCCGGTCGCGTTCGGCGGGCGGGACCTGCCGCCGCGCTTCCGCGGCGTCGTCGTCCTGCTCGCCCCCGCCCTGCTCGCGGCGCTGATCGTGGCGAGCGCGCTTGCCGACGGACGGGACCTGCACGTCGGGGCGGACACGGCCGGCGTGGCGGTGGCCGGCGTCGCGCTGTGGCGTGGCGCCTCGGTGCTCGTCGGCGTCGGTCTCGCGGCCGGGATCACCGCGGGCCTGCGGCTGCTCGGCTGA
- a CDS encoding AzlC family ABC transporter permease translates to MAHPADQDPPRDDAFAAGVRAGVPFALAGFLLSLSFGVLARDAGFPAVAAVVMSLVVFAGSAQFAAVSIVAAGGGVGAAVGAAALMNARFLPMGVALAPSLPGRAWWRAAQGQTVVDSSWALANRGDGTFDRAFLFGCSGVQYVTWALGTVAGVAGGDLVGDPSALGLDAIYPAFFLAILIAELRAERDGGGRAPRVAAAGALVALVLVPLTPPGVPVLAASVVALVGLRGVRGAAPVPTAAEAGP, encoded by the coding sequence GTGGCCCACCCGGCGGACCAGGATCCTCCCCGCGACGACGCGTTCGCGGCGGGCGTCCGTGCCGGTGTGCCGTTCGCCCTCGCGGGCTTCCTGCTGTCGCTGTCCTTCGGGGTCCTCGCCCGCGACGCCGGCTTCCCGGCGGTCGCCGCCGTCGTGATGTCGCTCGTGGTCTTCGCCGGCTCCGCGCAGTTCGCCGCGGTATCGATCGTCGCCGCGGGCGGCGGGGTCGGCGCCGCGGTCGGGGCGGCGGCGCTGATGAACGCCCGCTTCCTCCCGATGGGCGTCGCGCTCGCCCCGTCGCTCCCCGGCCGCGCCTGGTGGCGGGCGGCGCAGGGCCAGACCGTCGTCGACTCCTCGTGGGCCCTGGCCAACCGCGGCGACGGGACGTTCGACCGGGCGTTCCTGTTCGGCTGCTCGGGCGTCCAGTACGTGACCTGGGCGCTGGGCACGGTCGCGGGCGTCGCCGGCGGCGACCTCGTGGGCGACCCGTCCGCGCTCGGGCTCGACGCGATCTACCCGGCGTTCTTCCTCGCGATCCTCATCGCGGAGCTGCGCGCGGAGCGCGACGGCGGCGGGCGCGCCCCGCGCGTCGCGGCCGCCGGGGCGCTCGTCGCGCTCGTGCTCGTGCCGCTGACACCCCCGGGCGTGCCGGTGCTCGCCGCGAGCGTCGTCGCGCTCGTCGGCCTGCGCGGGGTGCGCGGCGCGGCGCCGGTCCCGACCGCCGCGGAGGCCGGGCCGTGA
- a CDS encoding DEAD/DEAH box helicase — protein MTSFADLGISETVARALDGAGITSPFPVQAAVIPDALAGADVLVQSPTGSGKTIAFGLPLVERIEATDRRAAALVLAPTRELATQIVDDLLPLAHARALSVAAVYGGVGIVAQAKRAAKAHIIVATPGRLIDLLDRGDVDLRHVRIAVLDEADRMLDMGFKPAVDRILREVPSDRQMLFFSATLDGAPRAFADAFTRDAREHKLAAPVSQRSSEIVHRFVAVPHEDKLDLLATLLHREERGLAVVFVRTKRGADRLVKRLSRSGVNAVAMHGDKSQGQREKALARFEEGTVDTLVATDVAARGLDVRDVTHVLNFDIPEDRETYVHRSGRTGRAGREGTAITLVSPDQHKDIVAIARELQLEDQLRDAGITAANGGPPRPKPQRGQRPAGAGGGQRRGGQGGGARGGHGAGSASGGNGGGGAKKRSGRGGSGGGSGSGSGGGSGRKTTFSGGTFGAAPGGRRGR, from the coding sequence ATGACCAGCTTCGCCGATCTCGGCATCTCCGAGACCGTCGCCCGCGCGCTCGACGGCGCGGGCATCACCAGCCCGTTCCCCGTCCAGGCCGCGGTCATCCCCGACGCCCTCGCCGGCGCGGACGTCCTCGTCCAGTCGCCCACCGGCTCGGGCAAGACGATCGCCTTCGGCCTGCCGCTCGTCGAGCGGATCGAGGCGACCGACCGCCGTGCCGCCGCGCTCGTGCTCGCCCCGACGCGCGAGCTCGCCACCCAGATCGTGGACGACCTGCTGCCGCTCGCGCACGCCCGCGCGCTCTCCGTCGCGGCCGTGTACGGCGGCGTCGGCATCGTCGCGCAGGCCAAGCGCGCCGCGAAGGCGCACATCATCGTCGCGACGCCGGGGCGCCTGATCGACCTGCTCGACCGCGGCGACGTCGACCTGCGCCACGTCCGCATCGCGGTGCTCGACGAGGCCGACCGGATGCTCGACATGGGCTTCAAGCCCGCGGTCGACCGGATCCTGCGCGAGGTCCCGTCCGACCGCCAGATGCTGTTCTTCAGCGCGACGCTCGACGGCGCGCCGCGGGCGTTCGCCGACGCGTTCACCCGCGACGCCCGCGAGCACAAGCTCGCGGCTCCCGTCTCGCAGCGCAGCAGCGAGATCGTGCACCGCTTCGTGGCGGTGCCGCACGAGGACAAGCTCGACCTCCTCGCGACCCTCCTGCATCGGGAGGAGCGCGGGCTGGCCGTCGTCTTCGTGCGCACCAAGCGCGGCGCCGACCGGCTCGTCAAGCGGCTCTCCCGCAGCGGCGTCAACGCGGTCGCGATGCACGGCGACAAGAGCCAGGGCCAGCGCGAGAAGGCGCTCGCCCGGTTCGAGGAGGGGACGGTCGACACGCTCGTCGCGACCGACGTCGCCGCGCGCGGCCTCGACGTCCGCGACGTCACGCACGTCCTGAACTTCGACATCCCCGAGGACCGCGAGACCTACGTCCACCGCTCCGGTCGCACCGGTCGCGCCGGCCGTGAGGGTACGGCGATCACGCTCGTGTCGCCCGACCAGCACAAGGACATCGTCGCGATCGCCCGCGAGCTGCAGCTCGAGGACCAGCTGCGCGACGCCGGCATCACGGCCGCCAACGGCGGCCCGCCGCGCCCGAAGCCCCAGCGCGGCCAGCGCCCGGCGGGGGCCGGCGGTGGCCAGCGGCGCGGCGGCCAGGGCGGCGGCGCGCGCGGAGGCCACGGCGCGGGCTCCGCGTCGGGCGGCAACGGCGGCGGCGGGGCGAAGAAGCGCTCCGGTCGCGGCGGCTCCGGCGGCGGCTCGGGCTCGGGGTCCGGTGGCGGCTCGGGGCGCAAGACGACCTTCTCGGGCGGCACGTTCGGCGCCGCCCCGGGTGGGCGCCGCGGCCGCTAG
- a CDS encoding peptidoglycan-binding protein yields the protein MRIVGRIRTLLPAAALAACAGALAPSAAVAADLGERPLAPGAQGRDVEQLQAWLERLGLPVGRDGRYGRETELAVRRYEREEGLPEDAVVDREQARQMRRRARPRVRTVAYASRTLRSGLTGTDVRGLQRFLIDHGVKVTPDGDFGPATVKAVRTLERRAKLRADGRVTRSEARRIRTLAPAPTPTGAATPTIDPQPVAATVAPGSRVFPIRGSWKFGDEGTFYGDRGGAHKGVDVFASCGVPMAAAEGGKVVFKATDGRAGNYVVIRGAESGEDHAYMHLQRAVTQDKGDTIATGEVFGAVGRTGNATACHLHFEIWTAPGWYTGGASRDPLPDLKAWARADR from the coding sequence ATGCGCATCGTCGGACGGATTCGTACCCTCCTTCCCGCCGCCGCCCTGGCCGCCTGTGCGGGCGCTCTCGCCCCCTCAGCGGCCGTCGCCGCCGACCTCGGCGAGCGCCCGCTCGCCCCCGGCGCGCAGGGCCGCGACGTCGAGCAGCTGCAGGCCTGGCTCGAGCGGCTGGGTCTCCCCGTCGGCCGTGACGGCCGCTACGGCCGCGAGACCGAGCTCGCCGTCCGTCGCTACGAGCGCGAGGAGGGCCTGCCCGAGGACGCGGTCGTCGACCGCGAGCAGGCCCGGCAGATGCGGCGCCGCGCCCGCCCGCGGGTGCGGACCGTCGCCTACGCGTCGCGGACGCTGCGCAGCGGCCTGACCGGCACCGACGTCCGCGGGCTGCAGCGGTTCCTCATCGACCACGGCGTGAAGGTGACGCCCGACGGCGACTTCGGGCCGGCGACCGTGAAGGCCGTGCGGACGCTGGAGCGCCGCGCGAAGCTCCGGGCCGACGGCAGGGTGACGCGCTCGGAGGCCCGGCGGATCCGCACGCTCGCGCCCGCCCCGACCCCCACGGGGGCCGCGACCCCGACGATCGACCCGCAGCCGGTCGCCGCGACCGTCGCCCCCGGCAGCCGCGTGTTCCCGATCCGGGGCAGTTGGAAGTTCGGGGACGAGGGCACCTTCTACGGCGACCGCGGCGGCGCGCACAAGGGCGTCGACGTGTTCGCGAGCTGCGGCGTGCCGATGGCTGCCGCCGAGGGCGGCAAGGTCGTCTTCAAGGCGACCGACGGCCGCGCCGGCAACTACGTCGTGATCCGTGGGGCCGAGAGCGGCGAGGACCACGCGTACATGCACCTGCAGCGCGCGGTCACCCAGGACAAGGGCGACACCATCGCCACCGGCGAGGTGTTCGGGGCGGTCGGCCGCACCGGCAACGCGACCGCCTGCCACCTGCACTTCGAGATCTGGACCGCGCCGGGCTGGTACACCGGCGGGGCCTCCCGCGACCCGCTCCCGGACCTCAAGGCCTGGGCGCGGGCCGACCGCTGA
- a CDS encoding DEAD/DEAH box helicase, which translates to MDLVPGRPNIELRPTPSGDLEVVLAFPYRPEIVDAVRRIPDRRFDWDTKEWSAPAGDWAGAYVADLIARFPELLPSGDVTEWLRGVSSRWTGTVTAVEHEGGPAFELTTRLGTLPGAIAALARELRRDVHLAPVTAAVADALMEERGARLDGRATRCATYARVDLDPPPAQLTLVPSVDGPKLRLDVLWRPDLAALFLALPGADVATGTLPADPYVAADLDAFCAAHGVTPGAAAIPVLEEMRAEHAAAVDAIERSRAQDAEPLGDDVRLGGTLRPFQVAGVRYLLAQRQAFLADEQGLGKTVQALATLEADGAYPAVVVCPASLKLVWEREAGIWVGHRSLQVLEGRSGAIRPADITIVNYDIVEAHAQSLGRLGPRALVLDESHYVKNPRAKRTKAVRRLADALPRTGLRLALSGTPVLNHPDELISQLRVLGRLGDFGSGARFHRLFEGSEREARLHWHLRRRCFVRRLKQDVLPQLPQKARVVVPIELSNRTEYRTAEEDVIAWLRQQPLDLRELEAKIAATLRAERLAQLGTLRMLAAHGKLAAAISWIHDFRQSGEALVVFAHHVDVLETLVARNPDALHLLGRDSTRARQAAVDAFQDPDGPGLLIASTGVAAQGITLTRASNVAFLELEWTPALMDQAEDRVHRIGQHDAVTAWYLLAAHTVDEDLSQVLERKRGLVGAVTDGLEDDSEATVDAVVRALRERPAFSRLRAV; encoded by the coding sequence GTGGATCTCGTCCCCGGCCGCCCGAACATCGAGCTGCGGCCGACCCCGTCCGGGGACCTCGAGGTCGTGCTCGCCTTCCCCTACCGGCCCGAGATCGTCGACGCCGTCCGGCGCATCCCCGACCGCCGCTTCGACTGGGACACGAAGGAGTGGTCGGCCCCCGCCGGGGACTGGGCGGGCGCCTACGTCGCCGACCTCATCGCGCGGTTCCCCGAGCTGCTCCCCAGCGGCGACGTCACCGAGTGGCTGCGTGGCGTCAGCAGCCGCTGGACCGGCACCGTCACCGCGGTCGAGCACGAGGGCGGCCCCGCGTTCGAGCTCACCACCCGGCTCGGCACGCTGCCCGGCGCGATCGCCGCGCTGGCCCGCGAGCTGCGCCGCGACGTCCACCTCGCACCGGTGACCGCGGCGGTCGCCGATGCGCTGATGGAGGAACGCGGCGCGCGCCTGGACGGCCGGGCGACGCGCTGCGCGACCTACGCGCGCGTCGATCTCGACCCGCCGCCGGCGCAGCTGACGCTCGTCCCCAGCGTCGACGGCCCGAAGCTGCGGCTCGACGTGCTCTGGCGGCCCGACCTCGCCGCGCTGTTCCTCGCCCTCCCCGGCGCCGACGTCGCCACCGGCACGCTGCCGGCCGACCCGTACGTCGCCGCCGACCTCGACGCCTTCTGCGCCGCGCACGGCGTGACCCCGGGTGCGGCCGCGATCCCGGTGCTCGAGGAGATGCGGGCCGAGCACGCCGCGGCGGTCGACGCGATCGAGCGGTCCCGCGCGCAGGACGCCGAGCCGCTGGGGGACGACGTGCGCCTCGGCGGCACGCTGCGCCCGTTCCAGGTCGCGGGCGTGCGCTACCTGCTGGCCCAGCGCCAGGCGTTCCTCGCCGACGAGCAGGGCCTCGGCAAGACCGTGCAGGCGCTCGCCACGCTCGAGGCCGACGGCGCGTACCCCGCCGTCGTGGTCTGCCCGGCGAGCCTGAAGCTCGTCTGGGAGCGCGAGGCGGGCATCTGGGTCGGCCACCGCTCGCTGCAGGTCCTCGAGGGCCGCTCGGGCGCGATCCGGCCCGCCGACATCACGATCGTCAACTACGACATCGTCGAGGCCCACGCCCAGTCGCTCGGGCGGCTCGGCCCGCGCGCCCTCGTGCTCGACGAGAGCCACTACGTCAAGAACCCGCGCGCCAAGCGCACCAAGGCGGTGCGGCGCCTGGCCGACGCGCTGCCGCGGACCGGGCTGCGGCTCGCGCTCTCCGGCACCCCGGTCCTCAACCACCCCGACGAGCTCATCAGCCAGCTGCGGGTGCTCGGGCGGCTGGGCGACTTCGGCAGCGGCGCGCGCTTCCACCGCCTGTTCGAGGGCAGCGAACGCGAGGCGCGGCTGCACTGGCACCTGCGGCGGCGCTGCTTCGTGCGGCGGCTCAAGCAGGACGTGCTCCCGCAGCTGCCGCAGAAGGCGCGCGTCGTCGTGCCGATCGAGCTGAGCAACCGCACCGAGTACCGGACCGCGGAGGAGGACGTGATCGCGTGGCTGCGCCAGCAGCCGCTGGACCTGCGCGAGCTGGAGGCGAAGATCGCCGCGACGCTGCGCGCCGAGCGCCTGGCGCAGCTCGGGACGCTGCGGATGCTCGCCGCCCACGGCAAGCTCGCCGCCGCGATCTCGTGGATCCACGACTTCCGGCAGTCCGGCGAGGCGCTGGTCGTGTTCGCCCACCACGTCGACGTCCTCGAGACCCTCGTCGCCCGCAACCCCGACGCGCTGCACCTGCTCGGCCGCGACTCGACCCGCGCCCGTCAGGCGGCGGTCGACGCCTTTCAGGACCCCGACGGCCCCGGGCTGCTGATCGCCTCGACCGGGGTCGCGGCGCAGGGCATCACGCTCACGCGCGCGTCGAACGTCGCGTTCCTGGAGCTCGAGTGGACCCCGGCGCTGATGGACCAGGCCGAGGATCGCGTGCACCGCATCGGCCAGCACGACGCCGTGACCGCCTGGTACCTGCTGGCCGCGCACACCGTCGACGAGGACCTCTCGCAGGTGCTCGAGCGCAAGCGCGGCCTCGTCGGCGCGGTCACCGACGGGCTCGAGGACGACAGCGAGGCGACCGTCGACGCGGTCGTGCGCGCGCTGCGCGAGCGGCCCGCCTTCAGCCGTCTGCGCGCGGTCTGA
- a CDS encoding cold-shock protein produces the protein MATGTVKWFSDDKGFGFITPDDPGKDLFVHHSAIQADGFRTLAEGAKVEFDAEPGEKGPKAVNVRTV, from the coding sequence ATGGCCACCGGAACCGTGAAGTGGTTCAGTGACGACAAGGGCTTCGGCTTCATCACGCCGGACGACCCGGGCAAGGATCTGTTCGTGCATCACAGCGCGATCCAGGCCGACGGCTTCCGCACCCTCGCCGAGGGCGCGAAGGTCGAGTTCGACGCCGAGCCGGGCGAGAAGGGCCCCAAGGCCGTCAACGTCCGCACCGTCTAG
- a CDS encoding TetR family transcriptional regulator, whose protein sequence is MDEDQPAPGLRERKKLRTRQAISDIATELFARRGFEAVTVAEIAAAAEVSVGTVFNYFPAKEDLFFDRADELLDRLRTTIEERPCGQTILGAVDALLRPTVAPVPGFTWAALEDPEMSRRFVAFRRTLAGSPALRARRLVIAEDWTAALQETIARDLGLRPDDPRAVGLAATLGAALDARERTLGQAVLAGRAPRTVRRQVHAVMDETFGRAARAFADVDRPRP, encoded by the coding sequence GTGGACGAGGACCAGCCCGCACCCGGCCTGCGCGAGCGCAAGAAGCTCCGCACCCGTCAGGCGATCTCCGACATCGCCACCGAGCTGTTCGCCCGGCGCGGGTTCGAGGCCGTCACCGTCGCCGAGATCGCCGCGGCGGCCGAGGTCTCGGTCGGCACGGTCTTCAACTACTTCCCGGCGAAGGAGGACCTCTTCTTCGACCGCGCGGACGAGCTGCTCGACCGCCTGCGCACGACGATCGAGGAGCGCCCCTGCGGCCAGACGATCCTCGGCGCCGTCGACGCGCTGCTGCGCCCGACCGTCGCCCCCGTCCCCGGGTTCACCTGGGCGGCGCTCGAGGACCCGGAGATGTCGCGGCGCTTCGTCGCGTTCCGGCGTACGCTCGCCGGCTCGCCCGCGCTGCGCGCGCGCCGGCTCGTGATCGCCGAGGACTGGACCGCCGCGCTGCAGGAGACGATCGCGCGCGACCTCGGGCTGCGCCCCGACGACCCCCGGGCGGTCGGCCTCGCCGCCACGCTCGGCGCCGCGCTCGACGCACGCGAGCGGACGCTCGGCCAGGCGGTGCTGGCGGGCCGCGCGCCGCGCACCGTCCGCCGCCAGGTCCACGCCGTCATGGACGAGACGTTCGGCCGGGCCGCGCGCGCCTTCGCCGACGTGGACCGACCGCGGCCCTGA
- a CDS encoding ATP-binding cassette domain-containing protein encodes MTATAIHARGLVKRYGTTTALKGVDLDVPQGSVCGVLGPNGAGKTTAVRILTTLTAATEGTATVAGFDVATQADDVRRRIGLAAQDATVDPLLTGRENLVMIGELHKLGRAAAHARADELLEQFTLTDAGGRLAKEYSGGMRRRLDLAATLVARPDVLFLDEPTTGLDPRARNDLWDVLDQLVGGGATILLTTQYLEEADRLADEIVVIDHGTAIARGDARSLKRQIGGEQLEVVPLDAAHLPAVAALLERIGGSPATVDAGTRRVTARSSTGVAAVAEVAAALRAEGIAVEDLGLHQPSLDDVFLTLTGQPAEPTPDEEAVA; translated from the coding sequence ATGACCGCCACCGCCATCCACGCCCGCGGGCTCGTGAAGCGCTACGGCACCACCACCGCCCTGAAGGGCGTCGACCTCGACGTGCCGCAGGGCTCCGTGTGCGGTGTGCTCGGCCCGAACGGCGCCGGCAAGACGACGGCGGTGCGCATCCTCACCACCCTGACCGCCGCGACCGAGGGCACCGCCACGGTCGCCGGGTTCGACGTCGCCACCCAGGCCGACGACGTGCGCCGGCGCATCGGGCTGGCCGCGCAGGACGCCACCGTCGATCCGCTGCTCACCGGCCGGGAGAACCTCGTCATGATCGGCGAGCTGCACAAGCTCGGCCGGGCCGCCGCCCACGCGCGCGCCGACGAGCTGCTCGAGCAGTTCACCCTCACCGACGCCGGTGGCCGCCTCGCCAAGGAGTACTCCGGCGGCATGCGCCGTCGCCTCGACCTCGCCGCCACGCTCGTCGCGCGGCCCGACGTGCTGTTCCTCGACGAGCCCACCACGGGACTCGACCCGCGTGCCCGCAACGACCTCTGGGACGTCCTGGACCAGCTGGTCGGCGGCGGTGCGACGATCCTGCTGACGACCCAGTACCTCGAGGAGGCCGACCGGCTCGCCGACGAGATCGTCGTCATCGACCACGGCACCGCGATCGCCCGCGGCGACGCGCGCTCGCTGAAGCGGCAGATCGGCGGCGAGCAGCTCGAGGTCGTGCCGCTCGACGCCGCCCACCTGCCCGCGGTCGCCGCGCTGCTCGAGCGCATCGGCGGCAGCCCCGCCACCGTCGACGCCGGGACGCGCCGCGTCACCGCCCGCAGCAGCACCGGGGTCGCGGCGGTCGCCGAGGTCGCGGCGGCGCTGCGCGCCGAGGGCATCGCCGTCGAGGACCTCGGTCTGCACCAGCCGTCGCTGGACGACGTCTTCCTGACGCTCACGGGCCAGCCGGCCGAACCCACCCCCGACGAGGAGGCCGTCGCATGA